In the genome of Coraliomargarita algicola, one region contains:
- a CDS encoding medium chain dehydrogenase/reductase family protein, translating into MTTEVNAIVFDAINKVSVQSFPFLTCGATEIVCETLYTFVSPGTELRVLGGHYSKAEDFPLIPGYSSVGRVVEVGASVRGYQLGDLVSCRNPNPLEGVNAMWGGQAGRQVHATAGEQRPVLLPAGCDALDYVVAEVASISLRGVVAAQAKRDETAVVIGQGMIGAFSAAWLMAEGCRVIVCDVDEARLEQARQRGVFAAVNLRDDNSMERLNTLLHDGADIVVESSGVSAGVETAFKLVRKKPQAYGEAYKIEPIQFYGGDWSRLVLQANYIEPVSINPHGFFPGEGVTILTPMDRGVEERYKCIESIRTGRLKAQDYIDLVMPYRDAAEGYRKLQSHELSSVVFAWQ; encoded by the coding sequence ATGACTACAGAAGTAAATGCCATTGTCTTTGACGCGATCAACAAAGTATCTGTTCAGAGTTTTCCATTCCTTACATGCGGTGCGACAGAGATCGTCTGCGAGACCTTGTATACATTTGTTTCACCAGGCACCGAGCTCCGCGTGCTGGGAGGACACTATTCGAAGGCCGAAGATTTTCCCTTAATTCCCGGTTATTCATCCGTGGGGAGGGTGGTGGAAGTGGGGGCATCGGTCAGAGGCTATCAGTTGGGCGACCTTGTGAGCTGCCGCAACCCCAATCCGCTCGAAGGTGTCAATGCCATGTGGGGCGGTCAAGCGGGACGCCAAGTGCATGCAACTGCCGGTGAGCAACGTCCAGTGCTATTGCCTGCGGGCTGCGATGCCTTGGATTATGTCGTGGCAGAAGTGGCCTCGATCAGCCTTCGGGGCGTGGTGGCGGCCCAAGCGAAGCGCGATGAAACCGCGGTGGTGATTGGTCAGGGAATGATTGGTGCCTTCTCGGCTGCCTGGTTGATGGCAGAAGGATGCCGCGTCATTGTATGCGATGTGGATGAGGCGCGCTTGGAGCAGGCGCGTCAACGTGGTGTGTTTGCGGCGGTCAATCTACGAGATGATAATAGTATGGAACGTTTGAATACACTCTTGCACGACGGTGCCGACATCGTGGTAGAGTCTTCCGGAGTCAGCGCAGGAGTCGAGACTGCCTTTAAGTTAGTACGAAAAAAGCCACAAGCTTATGGAGAGGCCTATAAAATCGAGCCGATCCAATTCTATGGTGGCGACTGGTCGCGCTTGGTCTTGCAGGCCAATTATATTGAGCCCGTCTCGATCAATCCACACGGATTTTTTCCCGGCGAGGGGGTGACGATTCTGACACCGATGGATCGTGGTGTGGAAGAGCGTTATAAGTGTATTGAGTCAATTCGCACCGGTCGTTTGAAAGCGCAGGACTATATTGACCTGGTGATGCCATACCGTGACGCCGCTGAAGGTTATCGTAAGCTGCAATCACATGAACTTAGTTCCGTCGTCTTTGCCTGGCAATAG
- a CDS encoding Gfo/Idh/MocA family oxidoreductase, whose translation MSQKFRSAIIGLGPCPEGKGGAHSISYSHAEAHQKTAGIELVAVCSRQQKNVDDFINEFPGCRGYVDYRALLTAEKPDWVVVSAYASSREEMVMCAIENAAKVVWIEKPLALSLGAARRMMSAAQAAGVRLFVSYQRRYGLPFEWFRAAAGKIGEVQSVDIVQPISNMLDFGPHQVDAALSVFGDEVEIASVFGATDWTKPLLWHGTQHEQFLLGCVRLSNGCRITIEAGPHEPNRLPILRVNGSAGFAELQLSPRAGEGSVFRLCAEGANTVSSPSTSEHYHHGDDPNLYMNRAVADVYDAVHSGRSTHLDVEKAYLGLKMLLGIYASAQARRLLGPEALEADLKMPEPSRCD comes from the coding sequence ATGAGTCAAAAATTTCGTTCCGCAATCATCGGGCTGGGGCCCTGTCCTGAAGGTAAGGGGGGCGCTCACTCCATTTCGTATAGTCATGCGGAAGCCCATCAGAAGACAGCAGGGATTGAATTGGTCGCTGTTTGCAGTCGCCAACAGAAAAATGTTGACGATTTCATTAACGAGTTTCCCGGCTGTCGTGGCTACGTGGACTATCGGGCACTTTTGACGGCCGAGAAGCCTGATTGGGTGGTGGTCTCGGCCTATGCCAGTTCACGTGAAGAGATGGTAATGTGTGCGATTGAGAATGCTGCGAAAGTGGTCTGGATCGAAAAGCCGTTGGCTTTAAGTTTAGGTGCGGCACGTCGCATGATGTCAGCAGCTCAAGCAGCTGGTGTGCGACTGTTTGTGAGTTATCAACGTCGTTATGGACTGCCGTTTGAGTGGTTTCGTGCCGCGGCGGGCAAGATCGGCGAAGTTCAGAGTGTGGATATTGTGCAGCCGATCAGCAATATGTTGGACTTTGGACCGCATCAGGTGGATGCCGCGCTGTCTGTATTTGGGGATGAGGTTGAAATTGCCTCCGTCTTCGGAGCGACAGATTGGACCAAGCCATTACTCTGGCACGGCACGCAACACGAACAGTTCTTACTTGGCTGTGTGCGTCTGAGTAATGGTTGCCGGATTACCATCGAAGCTGGCCCACATGAGCCGAACCGCTTACCCATTTTACGTGTCAATGGCAGTGCTGGATTTGCGGAGCTTCAGTTGAGTCCCCGGGCTGGCGAGGGCAGTGTCTTTCGCCTCTGCGCGGAAGGCGCTAATACGGTGAGTTCTCCGAGCACATCAGAGCATTACCACCACGGAGATGATCCCAATCTGTATATGAATCGAGCGGTGGCAGATGTGTATGATGCGGTCCATTCGGGACGTTCGACTCATTTAGATGTCGAAAAAGCCTACCTGGGATTGAAGATGCTACTCGGTATCTATGCTTCTGCGCAGGCACGACGTTTACTGGGGCCCGAGGCGCTGGAAGCGGATCTCAAGATGCCCGAGCCTTCACGCTGTGATTGA
- a CDS encoding GH1 family beta-glucosidase — protein MKHHYTFPKDFLWGTATAAYQVEGAANEGGRGPSIWDTYCRMPGWVKNEHNGDVAIDHYHRFKQDVAMMKELGVKAYRFSVSWSRLLPTGRGEVNQQGLDFYNKLIDELVAADIQPWMTLFHWDLPQALEDEIGGWASKEIAKYFGEYAAVIAREFSDRVKHFMTLNELGAFTDCGYGPSPMNPPLHILDVKGRNQVRHNAILAHGTAIRALRANAPSDIKIGIAHNPGARIPAVATEENIEAARRFFMFREEYYLVPMMEGKYPDHYLEGEGDNAPDFTVEEMDIIGTPMDFIGFNVYGSAGYFVHDATRPLNTRNLEAAKAHPHMFAEWIKVDPESIYWVARFIHERWSEPDLYVTENGCGCDDRLTTQGEIHDTDRITYMRSYLKEVHRATAEGIPLKGYFAWSMFDNFEWRDGYTKRFGLHYVNYATQERIPKYSAHFYRASIASNAVL, from the coding sequence ATGAAACATCATTATACCTTTCCAAAAGATTTTCTCTGGGGCACGGCCACGGCCGCTTATCAGGTGGAAGGCGCTGCCAATGAAGGCGGGCGCGGCCCCTCGATCTGGGACACCTACTGCCGCATGCCAGGCTGGGTCAAAAATGAGCATAATGGAGATGTCGCGATTGACCATTACCATCGCTTTAAGCAAGACGTGGCGATGATGAAGGAATTGGGCGTTAAGGCGTATCGTTTTTCCGTTTCATGGTCGCGCCTTCTGCCGACCGGACGTGGTGAAGTGAATCAGCAGGGGCTGGATTTCTATAATAAACTAATTGATGAGTTGGTTGCTGCGGATATCCAGCCATGGATGACGCTCTTCCATTGGGACCTGCCTCAAGCTTTGGAAGATGAGATTGGTGGGTGGGCCTCGAAGGAGATCGCCAAGTATTTCGGAGAGTATGCGGCTGTGATCGCGCGTGAATTCTCTGACCGTGTGAAACACTTCATGACATTAAACGAGTTGGGGGCATTTACTGATTGTGGCTATGGCCCTTCGCCGATGAATCCACCTTTGCATATTTTGGATGTAAAGGGACGTAATCAAGTCCGCCATAATGCGATTTTAGCACACGGCACCGCGATCCGCGCGCTGCGTGCGAACGCGCCATCGGATATCAAAATAGGGATTGCGCACAACCCCGGTGCCCGTATCCCAGCCGTTGCGACCGAAGAGAATATTGAGGCGGCGAGGCGGTTCTTTATGTTCCGCGAAGAGTATTACTTAGTCCCCATGATGGAGGGGAAGTATCCCGATCATTATTTAGAAGGGGAAGGGGACAATGCGCCGGACTTTACGGTTGAGGAGATGGACATTATAGGTACTCCGATGGATTTCATTGGTTTCAACGTCTATGGATCTGCGGGGTATTTTGTGCATGATGCGACACGTCCTCTTAATACGCGAAACCTGGAAGCCGCGAAAGCACATCCACACATGTTTGCGGAGTGGATTAAGGTCGACCCCGAGTCGATTTATTGGGTGGCTCGTTTTATTCATGAGCGTTGGAGTGAACCGGATCTCTATGTGACTGAAAATGGTTGCGGTTGTGATGACCGTCTCACGACCCAGGGGGAAATTCACGATACAGATCGTATCACCTACATGCGCAGCTATCTCAAAGAAGTGCATCGTGCCACCGCCGAAGGGATTCCACTCAAAGGATATTTCGCGTGGAGTATGTTTGATAATTTCGAATGGCGCGACGGCTACACCAAGCGTTTTGGTTTGCACTATGTCAATTACGCCACGCAGGAGCGTATTCCGAAATACAGTGCGCACTTTTATCGTGCCAGCATTGCCAGTAACGCGGTGCTCTAG
- a CDS encoding LacI family DNA-binding transcriptional regulator: protein MTTPRKVTQSDVARAAKVSQGVVSCVLSGRSSDTLSVGDETRRRVLAVANELGYRVRSSVRREDSAAASRKQVLLVTPAPHRGASSAVKDSAVSVSYRSFMEHSVTEIGAHLSEHGVGLSIHQLTSEKGLMQWLTESDVCAVIWHTSVGDGSLLGWVAARYPLVVVNQAGQSTQLLDGVSINQALNVRLPMDHLWESGHRKIAYFGQVPGNLVFEERLSAYRGFVCAKNIHNYEEFQAIPDEQLRPAAEKVQMILDTWESLGEGAPTAIVLGDVFALLLLGAAQARGIRIPEDLSVVGIDNVDACDYVSPRLTSVAQCFPALCESVVERLMRRIQNPDSPTQFVAIAPYLVERDSVRKFSQSEVEAIIDN, encoded by the coding sequence ATGACGACTCCTCGGAAAGTGACTCAAAGTGATGTGGCGCGTGCTGCTAAAGTCTCGCAGGGTGTGGTTTCTTGTGTCTTGTCGGGGCGTTCAAGCGACACGCTTAGTGTGGGGGATGAGACTCGGCGCCGTGTGTTGGCGGTTGCGAATGAGCTTGGATATCGCGTGCGTTCTTCGGTGCGCAGGGAGGATTCTGCTGCGGCTAGTCGCAAGCAGGTTTTACTAGTGACGCCTGCGCCTCATCGAGGGGCGTCTTCAGCAGTTAAGGATTCCGCCGTGAGTGTCAGTTACCGGAGTTTTATGGAGCATTCGGTGACGGAGATCGGAGCGCATCTTAGTGAGCATGGAGTCGGGCTATCGATTCACCAACTGACGAGTGAAAAGGGACTTATGCAGTGGCTGACGGAGAGCGACGTGTGCGCGGTGATTTGGCATACCTCGGTGGGGGATGGCTCGCTGCTGGGGTGGGTCGCAGCACGCTATCCTCTTGTTGTCGTGAATCAGGCGGGGCAGTCGACGCAGCTACTGGACGGTGTCTCCATTAATCAGGCGCTCAATGTTAGGTTGCCAATGGATCACCTTTGGGAATCCGGGCACCGTAAGATTGCTTATTTCGGTCAAGTGCCGGGGAATTTAGTTTTTGAGGAACGTCTTTCAGCTTACCGTGGTTTTGTTTGTGCAAAAAATATTCATAATTATGAGGAATTTCAGGCGATCCCCGATGAGCAATTGCGCCCCGCAGCAGAGAAGGTCCAGATGATTTTGGACACCTGGGAGTCGCTAGGTGAGGGGGCTCCGACTGCGATCGTTTTAGGCGATGTTTTTGCGTTGCTGCTTCTTGGGGCGGCCCAGGCGCGGGGGATTCGGATTCCGGAAGATCTGAGTGTTGTGGGGATCGATAATGTCGATGCTTGTGATTATGTGTCACCGCGTTTGACTTCAGTAGCTCAGTGTTTTCCTGCTTTATGTGAGTCAGTCGTAGAGCGTCTTATGCGTCGTATTCAGAATCCGGATTCACCCACGCAGTTTGTTGCGATTGCTCCGTACCTGGTCGAAAGAGATTCTGTAAGGAAGTTTTCTCAGTCTGAAGTCGAAGCTATTATAGATAACTAA
- a CDS encoding phage head spike fiber domain-containing protein yields the protein MPTIPAFQLGSALARQDPVFHLSSFPQKNGKDGGISLVAQPYFTVGNKAVYLRRVDARNREDKDEYVSIYIDGKEVGRFFFWGSYPDNSGYPFVEIESDPEELLTDESKEAVTYRRPYISKEGKKAVFEFSLRSLGDSQLELNWEVDSTDVLEEPRGVSPWFTVGGIYRENQILFGEQEIVVPTREELVAGDVVTKVEGDFRFSPGDPAGAYSIRLDGIKGQVTQALTESGRYGWIFRGEYRTAGRVVIDLGEGQLRDEETPPSVAGHDFWALDGLHVPLSPVRNLWPNPSFEQGLRYWNWTGGGAKYDPAHGRRFHLVADGLFGPNALGMRKEQSSSAGLQSLPIPLEAGKTYTLSFYAKSEKPTKLNLAFASAASGGKFRGKYGIVFGDSGTPEATYSLTEEWQRYSRTFVADGAGLTLTISGKENTLIDGVQLESGAIATAFITDPLDGYFVTSDPDNSLVKGEDFGAAFRVVGQPGVIGEVVLSIKNPYREVLYQEVLSVTIPESGVVTQALGVDADTVGEGVFVVRADFSVDGFDTYTDYYRFSILDPLSNTHATKDLFGTMTNSMARIGRGDDLGARFRDWGFGSTSWGVTLDQVDDGILPAMEKRYGISNYFNTTIPRREESAKVLYGYKKWDAVTPELEALIEETAYEKVKRYDPAQYNTWHFGNEEESSSLPGSGRFDEYFKAQSAAARGVKRANPDALFAPTNGTSGYSKLRGYDAMEGYLKASVKHNFKYDVVSVHPYWNIDKGSLSDNDLDEETARLIEQMGRYGYGEETPIFFTELFNVPEVYFPAWGALGWADQYKAGKLSYDFGNREVIQAASAARLWVISLKYWPQLRSTNIWLPKPFVDYHLSPLLISKAANTLGHRFFDVDFYADIKPIAGIRGYSFKRADGQAIAAIWCVDTDVENGLKEGPMIEVNFEQAVHFFDLMGNPRHAEADADGVVRIPLTPMPLLIEAADVSKLTASLLAAQTSDAASALSVAVAPTLEGEVHVELKNLTGREQAGVVTVGGTALPYVLQGEETQSMRVPGGSSSVEFGKKYQWQGQIEVQPQDGHGLQQAWDMDYFYVPKTAGMPDWADVPSIEIDNRRVSQKYEGLLPEGDQVTLFRMAWDDANLYLRVEVQDDVFVVDPKVWQRPTAWNELWLNDGALEVYFDTAADARSNSEKTYDNDDYRYDFSISRTGESGPGEVNRFRAVNHQLAQGLDMPSKEEASESIICDFEITETGYAYTIVFGQRYLEPLMLEAGKIGGMGLYIHDKDNTDSIGCPKGQSLATEPGAHCDYNPQLWPLMILSESSVK from the coding sequence TTGCCTACGATACCAGCTTTTCAGTTAGGCAGTGCGCTTGCTAGGCAGGATCCAGTTTTTCACCTATCTTCGTTTCCGCAAAAGAATGGGAAGGATGGTGGGATCTCTCTAGTTGCTCAGCCTTACTTTACGGTTGGGAATAAGGCAGTTTACTTGCGGCGCGTCGATGCTCGAAACCGAGAGGATAAGGATGAGTATGTTTCGATCTACATTGATGGTAAAGAGGTCGGACGATTCTTTTTTTGGGGGAGTTACCCAGATAATTCCGGTTACCCCTTTGTGGAAATAGAAAGTGATCCGGAGGAGCTACTGACTGATGAGTCGAAGGAGGCGGTGACCTATCGTCGTCCTTATATTTCGAAAGAAGGAAAAAAGGCTGTGTTTGAATTCTCACTGCGGTCCTTGGGGGATAGCCAATTGGAATTGAATTGGGAGGTCGATTCGACGGATGTCCTCGAAGAACCGCGTGGTGTTTCCCCTTGGTTTACGGTCGGTGGAATTTATCGGGAGAATCAGATCTTGTTTGGAGAGCAGGAGATTGTTGTGCCGACTCGGGAGGAACTTGTGGCTGGAGATGTCGTGACGAAGGTTGAGGGGGATTTTCGCTTTTCACCTGGCGATCCAGCGGGGGCTTATTCGATCCGTTTGGACGGTATTAAGGGGCAGGTGACTCAAGCCCTGACGGAAAGCGGGCGCTATGGATGGATCTTCCGCGGCGAGTATCGAACGGCAGGACGTGTTGTCATTGACCTCGGAGAGGGACAACTGCGAGATGAGGAGACGCCGCCGTCTGTGGCGGGTCATGATTTTTGGGCGCTCGACGGCTTACACGTTCCACTCTCTCCAGTGCGGAACCTTTGGCCGAATCCGAGTTTTGAGCAAGGCTTGCGCTATTGGAACTGGACGGGCGGGGGCGCTAAATACGATCCTGCGCATGGACGACGATTTCACCTTGTAGCAGATGGGCTCTTCGGGCCGAATGCATTAGGCATGCGTAAAGAACAGTCTTCTTCGGCTGGATTGCAATCGTTGCCGATCCCGCTTGAAGCCGGGAAAACGTATACGCTGAGCTTTTACGCGAAATCTGAGAAGCCAACTAAATTAAATCTAGCTTTTGCCAGTGCTGCATCTGGTGGGAAGTTTCGCGGGAAGTATGGTATTGTCTTTGGCGATTCGGGGACACCTGAAGCCACTTATTCGCTCACTGAAGAATGGCAGCGCTACAGTCGCACCTTTGTTGCGGACGGCGCAGGGCTGACTTTGACCATCAGTGGCAAGGAAAATACCTTGATTGACGGGGTGCAGCTTGAGTCTGGAGCCATTGCGACTGCATTTATCACAGATCCACTGGATGGCTATTTCGTGACCAGCGATCCTGATAACTCTCTAGTCAAAGGGGAGGATTTTGGAGCCGCATTCCGAGTGGTTGGTCAGCCGGGGGTGATTGGGGAGGTGGTGCTTTCGATTAAGAACCCCTATCGTGAAGTTCTGTATCAAGAAGTGTTGTCGGTCACGATTCCGGAGAGCGGTGTAGTGACTCAAGCGTTGGGCGTAGATGCGGATACAGTTGGCGAAGGGGTGTTTGTCGTTCGAGCGGACTTTTCGGTGGATGGTTTCGACACGTATACCGACTATTATCGTTTTTCCATACTTGATCCTCTGTCCAATACGCACGCGACCAAAGATCTGTTTGGAACTATGACAAACTCCATGGCTCGTATCGGGCGTGGGGATGATTTGGGAGCTAGGTTTCGTGATTGGGGCTTCGGTTCGACGAGTTGGGGGGTGACCTTGGATCAAGTCGACGACGGAATACTACCTGCAATGGAGAAGCGTTATGGTATCTCGAACTATTTCAATACGACGATTCCGCGCAGAGAGGAATCGGCTAAAGTGCTTTACGGCTATAAGAAATGGGATGCAGTGACGCCTGAGTTGGAAGCTCTAATTGAGGAGACGGCCTATGAGAAGGTGAAACGCTACGATCCAGCGCAATATAATACCTGGCATTTTGGTAATGAGGAGGAGAGCTCATCTCTGCCTGGCAGCGGTCGCTTCGATGAATATTTCAAGGCACAGTCTGCCGCGGCGCGCGGTGTCAAACGAGCGAATCCTGATGCATTATTTGCACCCACAAATGGTACCAGTGGTTATAGTAAGCTGCGCGGCTATGATGCGATGGAAGGTTACCTGAAGGCTTCAGTGAAGCATAATTTCAAATATGATGTCGTGTCGGTGCATCCCTATTGGAATATTGATAAGGGGAGTCTCAGCGACAATGATCTGGATGAAGAGACCGCACGTTTGATCGAACAGATGGGGCGTTATGGCTATGGCGAGGAGACGCCTATATTCTTCACCGAGCTGTTTAATGTGCCTGAGGTCTATTTCCCCGCATGGGGTGCGCTTGGCTGGGCGGACCAATATAAAGCTGGCAAGCTCAGTTACGATTTCGGCAACCGTGAAGTGATCCAAGCTGCCTCGGCGGCACGCTTATGGGTCATATCACTCAAATATTGGCCGCAACTACGCTCAACGAACATTTGGTTGCCCAAGCCATTTGTTGACTATCATTTGAGCCCATTGCTCATCAGTAAAGCGGCCAATACCTTGGGACATCGTTTCTTCGATGTCGATTTCTATGCAGACATTAAGCCGATTGCTGGCATTCGTGGCTACAGTTTCAAGCGTGCTGATGGTCAAGCGATCGCGGCTATTTGGTGTGTGGATACTGATGTTGAAAACGGACTGAAGGAGGGACCCATGATCGAGGTGAATTTCGAGCAAGCAGTTCACTTCTTTGATCTGATGGGCAATCCTCGCCATGCAGAGGCTGATGCAGATGGCGTGGTTCGCATTCCACTGACTCCGATGCCGCTGTTGATTGAAGCTGCGGACGTTTCGAAGTTGACCGCGTCATTGCTCGCGGCGCAAACCTCGGATGCGGCGTCGGCCTTGTCGGTTGCGGTTGCACCGACTCTTGAGGGTGAGGTGCACGTTGAACTCAAGAATCTGACAGGGCGCGAACAAGCTGGTGTCGTGACAGTGGGCGGTACTGCATTGCCCTATGTGCTTCAGGGGGAAGAGACTCAATCGATGCGGGTTCCCGGAGGAAGCAGTTCGGTTGAATTCGGCAAGAAGTATCAGTGGCAAGGACAGATTGAGGTTCAGCCGCAGGACGGTCATGGGCTTCAGCAAGCTTGGGACATGGATTACTTTTATGTGCCCAAAACTGCTGGTATGCCGGATTGGGCAGATGTCCCATCGATTGAGATTGATAATCGTCGGGTGAGTCAGAAATACGAAGGCCTTTTGCCGGAGGGCGATCAAGTTACTCTCTTTCGAATGGCTTGGGATGACGCAAATCTTTATCTGCGTGTCGAAGTGCAGGATGATGTCTTTGTCGTCGATCCCAAAGTCTGGCAACGTCCGACCGCATGGAACGAGCTCTGGCTGAATGATGGTGCTCTAGAGGTCTATTTCGATACGGCCGCTGATGCCCGCAGTAATTCTGAAAAGACCTATGATAATGATGACTATCGTTACGATTTTTCAATCAGTCGGACCGGTGAGTCTGGCCCAGGAGAGGTCAACCGTTTCCGTGCAGTCAACCACCAGTTGGCGCAGGGGCTAGATATGCCGAGCAAGGAAGAGGCATCCGAGAGCATTATATGCGATTTTGAAATTACGGAGACAGGCTATGCCTATACCATTGTCTTCGGGCAGCGCTATCTCGAACCGCTCATGCTGGAGGCGGGGAAGATCGGCGGGATGGGGCTCTACATTCACGATAAAGACAATACTGACAGTATCGGCTGCCCTAAGGGCCAATCCCTGGCGACCGAGCCGGGCGCACACTGCGACTACAATCCGCAACTCTGGCCGCTGATGATTTTGTCTGAATCAAGCGTTAAGTAA
- a CDS encoding GH39 family glycosyl hydrolase yields the protein MKNKTITDWDLSIVRGLSETGSVSYRSSSQVGQSRIGLGFETLDREMFKPEACYDLLEQSGIKWARVQTGWLRCEKEKGVYDFTWLDEVVDSLSQRGIQPWFNVSYGNPIYMPDAPHKTAVGCVPLYFGEEATQAWKNYVAALAKHYKGRVEIYEIWNESNHPSFWHPHPVSSVDYTELVRVSRAAIIPEIPDAKIVACTASPDEKFIYGCLDAGVAELVHAVSIHPYHSVPEDVHSHPASDEIRAAFAACPENIHYESTVKNLRATFAKRAPHLELWQGECGCPAENLGHADAGWMRVFNMDEPKQAKWLLRRVLTDLALEMDMISYFHATDLMEQAYRQANGNAQVGGVKLGVIKGLSYEPKLSYSALQGMCALFDSEMEQRPLVTRSGLSRMGRCESKLPMIAMRVLTFERRGYPFYIYYLPEDVQLETSVRNDFWFQMLHETEHRIEQPVLVDLLQNKVFDLSEFRKGEGVCYDWMLEGIPLADYPLIITDQKALSGMS from the coding sequence ATGAAAAACAAAACTATTACGGATTGGGATTTATCAATCGTTCGCGGCTTGTCCGAAACTGGCTCTGTGAGCTATCGCAGTTCTTCGCAAGTCGGGCAGTCTCGAATTGGCCTCGGCTTTGAAACCTTGGATAGAGAAATGTTTAAGCCTGAAGCTTGCTATGACCTACTGGAGCAATCCGGCATCAAGTGGGCACGCGTGCAGACTGGCTGGTTACGCTGTGAAAAAGAAAAGGGCGTCTATGATTTCACTTGGCTGGACGAGGTGGTGGATAGCCTATCGCAGCGCGGGATCCAGCCCTGGTTTAATGTCAGCTACGGAAATCCGATTTACATGCCGGATGCGCCCCACAAAACAGCTGTCGGCTGTGTGCCCTTATATTTCGGGGAAGAGGCGACCCAAGCGTGGAAGAACTACGTGGCTGCGCTCGCAAAGCACTACAAAGGCAGAGTCGAGATTTATGAAATTTGGAATGAATCCAATCATCCCAGCTTCTGGCATCCGCACCCCGTTTCGTCGGTTGATTACACTGAGTTGGTCCGCGTCTCGCGCGCGGCGATTATTCCGGAAATCCCCGATGCGAAGATCGTCGCCTGCACGGCCTCACCAGATGAGAAATTCATCTACGGTTGCCTCGATGCCGGAGTCGCGGAGCTCGTGCATGCAGTCTCGATCCATCCTTATCATAGTGTGCCGGAGGATGTGCATTCACACCCCGCCTCCGATGAAATTCGTGCGGCCTTCGCGGCCTGCCCGGAGAATATTCACTACGAATCGACGGTTAAGAACCTACGCGCTACTTTTGCTAAGCGCGCCCCACATCTTGAACTCTGGCAAGGGGAGTGCGGTTGCCCCGCAGAGAATCTGGGGCACGCGGATGCCGGCTGGATGCGCGTGTTTAACATGGATGAGCCTAAGCAGGCTAAATGGTTGCTGCGGCGTGTGCTGACTGATCTGGCTTTGGAGATGGATATGATTTCATACTTCCATGCTACGGACCTGATGGAGCAGGCTTACCGTCAAGCTAATGGTAACGCCCAGGTCGGTGGTGTGAAGCTGGGAGTGATCAAGGGGCTCTCTTATGAGCCGAAGTTGTCCTACTCGGCGCTACAAGGCATGTGCGCCTTGTTCGATTCAGAAATGGAACAGCGGCCACTCGTCACGCGCTCGGGCCTCTCACGTATGGGGCGTTGCGAATCCAAGTTGCCGATGATCGCGATGCGTGTGCTCACATTTGAGCGTCGTGGCTATCCGTTTTATATCTATTATTTGCCCGAAGACGTTCAATTGGAGACCAGCGTGCGCAATGACTTTTGGTTTCAGATGCTGCATGAAACCGAGCATCGAATTGAGCAGCCCGTTCTCGTCGACTTGTTGCAAAACAAGGTTTTTGATCTATCTGAATTCCGTAAGGGAGAAGGCGTATGCTACGACTGGATGCTGGAGGGCATTCCGCTGGCCGACTATCCGCTGATCATTACCGATCAAAAAGCGCTATCGGGTATGAGTTGA